Proteins from a genomic interval of Rosa chinensis cultivar Old Blush chromosome 2, RchiOBHm-V2, whole genome shotgun sequence:
- the LOC112184386 gene encoding wall-associated receptor kinase-like 22: MKKQKLVKQKSNFFQKNGGLLLEQHINASTRGCTTIFTSKELEMTINCHKKSHIFGPGDNGVEHFINEIITLTKINHQNVVKLLGCCLVTEASILVYEQASNGTLFDYIYHTNGKSSLPWDTLLKIASESAAALAYLHSASIINETVKSSNILLTYYFVAKVIGFGPSRLVPSNESQISTLVRRTLGYFHKGQLTGKSDVYSFGMVLLEIVTGEKPISFGRPESQRIMSSHFVSSMELQSGLFDQIVGSQVIKQGHREQVRAVAELAKRCLSLSSAERPAMEEVARKLKMLS; encoded by the coding sequence ATGAAGAAACAGAAGTTGGTTAAGCAAAAATCCAACTTCTTCCAGAAAAATGGAGGGTTATTGTTGGAGCAGCATATTAATGCTTCAACCAGAGGATGTACAACAATCTTTACATCCAAGGAGCTAGAAATGACCATCAACTGTCATAAGAAGAGTCACATATTTGGTCCAGGAGATAATGGAGTCGAGCATTTCATAAATGAGATTATCACTCTTACCAAAATCAACCATCAAAATGTGGTTAAGTTATTGGGCTGCTGTCTGGTGACTGAAGCTTCTATACTGGTCTATGAACAGGCCTCTAATGGGACCCTTTTTGACTACATTTATCATACCAATGGGAAGAGTTCATTGCCTTGGGATACCCTTCTAAAGATAGCCTCAGAATCAGCAGCTGCCCTTGCTTATCTGCATTCTGCATCAATCATCAATGAAACTGTCAAGTCTTCCAACATATTGTTAACTTATTATTTTGTGGCCAAAGTCATCGGTTTTGGACCTTCGAGGTTAGTGCCTAGTAATGAATCACAGATAAGCACATTGGTTCGGAGGACACTAGGCTATTTTCATAAAGGCCAATTGACAGGTAAGAGCGATGTTTACAGCTTTGGAATGGTTTTGTTAGAGATTGTAACAGGAGAGAAGCCAATATCATTTGGTAGACCAGAAAGTCAAAGAATCATGTCTTCCCATTTTGTATCGTCCATGGAGTTACAAAGTGGTCTGTTTGATCAGATTGTTGGGTCACAAGTCATAAAACAGGGACACAGAGAACAAGTCAGAGCAGTAGCTGAGCTTGCAAAGAGATGCCTCAGTTTGAGTAGTGCAGAAAGACCTGCTATGGAAGAAGTGGCCAGGAAGTTGAAAATGTTGAGTTGA